The Sphingomonas alpina genome has a segment encoding these proteins:
- a CDS encoding PAS domain-containing protein → MNRTFAEGAVILAPRGRDGVVARSMLVEAGLSARAVPDVPALVAALRGGAGFAIVTEEAFRGADLHGLVAFLKDQADWSDFPFILLTQRGGGLERNPDAVRFLETLGNVTFLERPFHPTTLISLAQSARRARLRQYEARRRLEEIREGREGLRLALAAGGLGAWAIDVPGATLRTDARSKAHFGRAEADAMSYDDLLAAIHSDDRPRMQAAVQDSLDSGADYDVEYRCLWPDGSLHWVQINGQVERNAAGAIARVVGVSRDITERRRREARQSALLSLGDGLRQMTDAADMSFLAARVLGETLGVSRAGYGVIDPLRETILVERDWNMPGIASIAGTLSFRDHGSYIDDLKRGAVVAIADARTDPRTAATASALEAISARAFINMPIVDDGEFVALLFLNHAHPRDWPADELAFVRDVADRTQAAIERRRAEAELAELAQTLERKVEERTRERDRTWQNSQDLLAVVGADGRFIAVNPAWTAVLGWQPHEVIGRDHVTFSHDEDQSGSDDALVRAQVGTLRHYENRVRHKDGGYRWFSWVASPEGDKVYASGRDITAEKEARDQLDAAQEQLRQAQKMEAVGQLTGGIAHDFNNLLTAISGSLELMQIRIAQGRSGDVTRYVEAAQQASKRAAALTHRLLAFSRRQTLDPRPTDINRLIASLDELLRRSVGPTIELEMVGAGGLWTTLIDPNQLENALLNLCINARDAMPKGGRITIETANKWLDRKSAEERDLPAGQYVSLCVTDTGEGMDAETIARAFDPFFTTKPMGEGTGLGLSMIYGFVRQSGGQVRIYSELGQGTTMCLYFPRVHEQADAVAVETSREVVRPVTSGETVLVVDDEAAVRMLVAEVLDEMGLKTIEASDGPAGLAILDSSARVDLLITDVGLPKGMNGRQLADAARIKRPDLKILFITGYAENAVVGNGHLDPGMHILTKPFAMDALGGESAS, encoded by the coding sequence TTGAACCGGACATTTGCCGAAGGCGCGGTCATCCTTGCGCCACGAGGTCGCGACGGGGTGGTGGCCCGGTCGATGCTGGTTGAGGCCGGGCTGAGTGCGCGGGCCGTGCCGGATGTTCCGGCGCTGGTCGCCGCGCTTCGCGGCGGCGCCGGCTTCGCGATTGTCACGGAAGAAGCGTTCCGCGGTGCCGACCTGCATGGGCTCGTTGCCTTTCTCAAGGACCAGGCGGACTGGTCCGACTTTCCCTTCATTCTGCTGACCCAGCGCGGCGGCGGGCTGGAGCGCAATCCCGACGCGGTGCGTTTCCTTGAAACACTGGGCAACGTTACCTTTCTCGAGCGGCCCTTCCATCCGACCACATTGATCAGCCTGGCGCAGTCCGCGCGCCGCGCACGGCTGCGCCAATATGAAGCGCGGCGGCGGCTTGAGGAGATTCGCGAGGGGCGCGAAGGGTTGAGGCTTGCGCTCGCGGCGGGCGGTCTTGGCGCCTGGGCAATCGACGTGCCCGGCGCCACGCTCAGGACCGATGCGCGAAGCAAAGCGCATTTCGGCCGGGCTGAGGCCGACGCGATGAGCTATGACGACCTGCTTGCCGCAATCCATTCCGACGACCGTCCGCGCATGCAGGCGGCGGTGCAGGACTCGCTCGATAGCGGTGCCGACTATGATGTCGAATATCGCTGCCTGTGGCCGGACGGATCGCTGCACTGGGTGCAGATCAACGGTCAGGTCGAGCGCAACGCGGCGGGCGCGATTGCCCGCGTAGTCGGCGTCTCCCGCGACATCACCGAACGCCGCCGGCGCGAGGCACGCCAGAGCGCATTGTTGAGCCTGGGCGACGGTCTGCGCCAGATGACCGACGCGGCCGACATGTCATTTCTTGCCGCACGCGTGCTGGGTGAGACTCTGGGGGTGAGTCGTGCAGGCTATGGCGTGATCGATCCGTTGCGCGAGACGATCCTGGTCGAACGCGACTGGAACATGCCCGGCATCGCAAGCATCGCCGGGACGTTGTCGTTCCGCGATCACGGTTCATATATCGACGACCTGAAACGCGGCGCGGTGGTTGCGATCGCCGATGCGCGGACCGATCCGCGCACCGCTGCCACTGCATCGGCGCTGGAAGCGATATCCGCCCGCGCCTTCATCAACATGCCGATCGTCGATGACGGCGAGTTCGTCGCCTTGCTGTTCCTCAACCATGCCCATCCGCGCGACTGGCCGGCCGACGAACTGGCGTTCGTGCGCGACGTGGCCGATCGCACCCAGGCGGCGATCGAGCGCCGTCGTGCCGAGGCGGAGCTCGCCGAGCTGGCGCAGACGCTGGAGCGCAAGGTCGAGGAACGCACCCGCGAGCGTGATCGCACCTGGCAGAATTCGCAGGACCTGCTCGCCGTGGTGGGCGCCGATGGCCGCTTCATCGCGGTCAATCCGGCCTGGACTGCGGTGCTCGGCTGGCAGCCGCATGAGGTGATCGGGCGTGACCATGTCACCTTCAGCCATGACGAGGATCAGTCGGGCAGTGACGATGCGCTGGTCCGCGCTCAGGTCGGGACGCTCCGTCACTATGAGAATCGCGTGCGCCACAAGGATGGCGGCTATCGCTGGTTCTCATGGGTCGCCTCGCCCGAGGGCGACAAGGTCTATGCCAGCGGCCGTGACATCACCGCGGAAAAGGAAGCGCGCGATCAGCTCGACGCAGCGCAGGAACAGTTGCGCCAGGCGCAGAAGATGGAGGCGGTCGGCCAGCTGACCGGCGGCATCGCGCATGACTTCAACAATCTGCTCACTGCCATTTCGGGCAGCCTGGAGCTGATGCAGATCCGCATTGCGCAGGGCCGGTCGGGCGATGTCACGCGCTATGTCGAGGCAGCGCAGCAAGCGTCGAAACGTGCCGCCGCGCTCACTCACCGGTTGCTTGCCTTTTCGCGGCGCCAGACGCTCGACCCGCGCCCGACCGACATCAACCGGCTGATCGCGAGCCTGGACGAGCTGCTGCGCCGCTCGGTCGGGCCGACGATCGAGCTCGAGATGGTCGGCGCGGGCGGATTGTGGACCACGCTGATCGACCCCAACCAGCTCGAGAACGCTTTGCTCAACCTGTGCATCAATGCGCGCGATGCGATGCCTAAAGGGGGGCGCATCACGATCGAGACCGCGAACAAATGGCTCGACCGCAAGAGCGCCGAGGAGCGCGATCTGCCGGCCGGGCAATATGTCTCGCTGTGCGTCACCGACACCGGCGAGGGTATGGACGCGGAGACGATCGCGCGCGCGTTCGACCCGTTCTTCACCACCAAGCCGATGGGCGAGGGGACTGGGCTCGGCCTCTCGATGATCTACGGGTTCGTGCGGCAATCGGGCGGGCAGGTGCGGATCTATTCCGAACTGGGGCAAGGCACGACGATGTGCCTCTATTTCCCGCGCGTCCACGAACAGGCCGATGCCGTCGCCGTCGAGACCTCACGCGAAGTGGTGCGGCCCGTCACCAGCGGGGAGACGGTGCTGGTGGTCGATGACGAGGCGGCGGTCCGCATGCTGGTGGCCGAGGTACTTGACGAGATGGGCCTGAAGACGATCGAAGCGAGCGATGGCCCCGCCGGCCTCGCCATCCTCGATTCCTCCGCGCGGGTCGATCTGCTGATCACCGATGTCGGCCTGCCCAAGGGGATGAATGGCCGCCAGCTCGCCGATGCCGCGCGGATCAAGCGGCCCGACCTCAAGATCCTGTTCATCACCGGCTATGCCGAGAATGCGGTAGTCGGCAACGGGCATCTCGACCCCGGCATGCATATCCTGACCAAGCCGTTTGCGATGGACGCGCTGGGGGGCGAATCCGCGAGCTGA
- a CDS encoding M16 family metallopeptidase: MKPVCFLIRAGVAAIALASGGAGQASNGEKSAPSTPTTSAVKAALPAASEVPPIQYQERILKNGLRVLSLRDVTTPNVSVSMWYEVGSKHDPDKRSGFAHLFEHILSRKTVNMPYNMINRLTEDVGGVRNASTSFDRTNYYETVPAQYLETMLWTHAERMARPVIDKEVFETERNVVKEELRQRVLAPPYGRLYNFAMTENGFDVLPHRRPVIGNIADLDAATLEDARAFHEAYYGPDTATLIVSGNFDEARLQAFVDRYFAAIPKRAKPISLAINGSEPPMAPRRINATGPNLPLPLVGAIYKVPGASHPDREALEVMAAILGRGETSRLYRTLVRTGKASRIDADLDVTEEAGVLAPIVVLSDGQDIETVAGALDAELKTIATVEVSNAELGEARSQLLSDALEERETFSGRAFELGEALVLTGDPKAADKRLAAIAKVTKADVLRVAKRYLDPAARVEVRYTNGDGNPASWANPVPMPTFAIVPAAQGIANQLAAEGARQAPPGPGPAPVVAVPKIAETRLGNGVRVVAIKTGPVPLATMSVVIAGGASADPEGKAGTARFAANLATKGTATRTAEQIAAIMERLGGSIAGGAGPDGTTFSITVPTVNLAQAAEVLSDVIRNASYPPAEFDLERKRAVDQIQVTMKDPGPLANMAMLPMLYGAAPYGRQSGGTARSLNTLSRADLVAYRQRWWHPANSSVIVTGGVDPGTGTALVKKLFGDWQAVGATPEIPKVRAGQGKAMRTVVIDLPGAGQAAVIAAVRGVSRSDAEYPSLLLANAVLGVGSNGRLFTEVRSKRALSYGAYSVLPARADTAMLSASAQTKNETATDVAEIFLNEFKRLGKEPIDGDALDKRKAYIKGSYVRQMETGGGFNAIIAGLIQQGLDPSEAFALAGRLDAVKPEAANAAAARLVTPENAWLVIVGDSAKFIDKLRVLRPDVVVIPANKVDLESPTLGAAG; encoded by the coding sequence ATGAAACCGGTATGCTTTTTGATCCGCGCAGGCGTCGCCGCGATTGCGCTGGCATCCGGTGGTGCGGGGCAGGCGTCGAATGGTGAAAAGTCCGCGCCTTCTACCCCGACGACGTCAGCCGTTAAAGCTGCCCTTCCGGCGGCCTCGGAAGTGCCGCCGATCCAGTATCAGGAACGTATCCTGAAGAACGGCCTGCGGGTGCTGTCGCTGCGGGACGTGACAACGCCCAATGTCTCGGTGTCGATGTGGTACGAAGTGGGGTCGAAGCACGATCCGGATAAACGTTCGGGTTTCGCGCATCTGTTCGAGCATATCCTGAGCCGCAAGACGGTGAACATGCCCTATAACATGATCAACCGGCTGACCGAGGATGTCGGCGGAGTGCGCAATGCCTCGACCAGTTTCGACCGGACCAATTATTACGAGACGGTGCCGGCGCAATATCTCGAAACCATGCTCTGGACTCATGCCGAACGCATGGCGCGTCCGGTAATCGACAAGGAAGTGTTCGAGACCGAGCGCAATGTGGTGAAGGAGGAATTGCGCCAGCGCGTGCTCGCGCCGCCTTATGGTCGCTTGTATAACTTCGCGATGACCGAGAATGGCTTCGACGTGCTGCCGCATCGCCGCCCGGTCATTGGCAACATCGCCGATCTCGATGCGGCGACGCTGGAGGATGCCCGCGCCTTTCATGAGGCCTATTACGGGCCGGATACCGCGACGCTGATCGTGTCGGGCAATTTCGATGAAGCGCGGCTGCAGGCTTTTGTCGATCGCTATTTCGCCGCCATTCCGAAGCGCGCAAAGCCTATTTCACTGGCCATTAACGGCAGCGAGCCGCCCATGGCCCCGCGGCGGATCAACGCCACCGGACCCAATCTGCCGCTGCCGCTGGTCGGCGCGATCTACAAGGTGCCGGGCGCGAGTCATCCCGATCGCGAAGCGCTCGAGGTGATGGCCGCAATACTGGGTAGGGGCGAGACGTCGCGCTTGTACCGGACCTTGGTGCGCACCGGCAAAGCCAGCCGGATCGATGCGGATCTGGACGTCACCGAAGAGGCCGGAGTGCTCGCGCCAATTGTGGTCCTGAGTGACGGACAGGATATCGAAACGGTGGCCGGCGCGCTGGATGCCGAGCTGAAGACCATTGCCACGGTCGAGGTGTCCAATGCAGAACTGGGCGAGGCGCGAAGCCAATTGCTGTCCGATGCACTTGAGGAGCGCGAGACTTTCTCCGGGCGCGCGTTCGAACTGGGCGAGGCACTGGTGCTTACGGGCGATCCCAAAGCGGCCGACAAACGGCTGGCGGCGATTGCCAAGGTGACCAAGGCCGATGTTTTGCGCGTGGCAAAGCGCTATCTCGACCCCGCGGCGCGGGTCGAAGTTCGCTATACCAATGGCGACGGCAATCCCGCGAGTTGGGCCAATCCCGTGCCAATGCCGACCTTCGCCATCGTCCCCGCAGCGCAGGGCATCGCCAATCAGCTCGCAGCGGAAGGCGCGCGGCAGGCCCCGCCGGGGCCGGGTCCAGCCCCGGTGGTGGCCGTGCCGAAAATCGCGGAAACGCGGCTTGGCAATGGTGTCCGGGTCGTGGCGATCAAGACCGGGCCGGTACCGTTGGCGACGATGAGCGTGGTGATTGCCGGCGGAGCTTCGGCCGATCCGGAGGGCAAGGCGGGGACGGCGCGCTTCGCCGCCAATCTCGCGACCAAGGGCACTGCGACACGCACCGCCGAACAGATCGCGGCGATCATGGAGCGGCTGGGCGGATCGATTGCCGGTGGAGCCGGGCCCGACGGTACCACCTTCTCGATCACTGTCCCGACCGTCAATCTGGCCCAGGCGGCTGAAGTGCTGAGCGACGTGATCCGCAATGCAAGCTATCCCCCGGCCGAGTTCGACCTGGAGCGCAAGCGCGCGGTCGACCAGATCCAGGTGACGATGAAGGACCCCGGACCACTGGCCAACATGGCCATGCTACCCATGCTGTACGGCGCGGCCCCTTATGGCCGGCAGAGCGGCGGGACGGCCAGAAGCCTGAATACGCTCAGTCGTGCTGATCTGGTCGCGTATCGCCAGCGCTGGTGGCATCCCGCCAACAGCTCGGTCATCGTCACCGGCGGGGTCGATCCGGGGACGGGAACGGCGCTCGTCAAAAAGCTGTTCGGGGATTGGCAAGCGGTGGGTGCGACGCCGGAAATTCCCAAGGTGCGCGCAGGGCAAGGGAAAGCGATGCGCACCGTCGTCATCGACTTGCCCGGTGCCGGACAGGCGGCGGTGATCGCTGCGGTGCGCGGGGTGAGCCGATCGGATGCGGAGTATCCCAGTCTGCTGCTCGCCAATGCGGTGCTCGGCGTCGGCTCCAATGGCCGCCTGTTCACTGAAGTACGCAGCAAGCGTGCGCTGAGCTATGGTGCCTATAGCGTGCTCCCCGCGCGTGCCGACACCGCCATGCTCTCGGCGAGCGCGCAGACCAAGAATGAAACCGCGACCGACGTCGCTGAGATCTTCCTCAATGAGTTCAAGCGGCTCGGTAAGGAACCGATCGACGGCGATGCGCTCGACAAGCGCAAGGCCTATATAAAGGGGAGCTATGTTCGCCAAATGGAGACGGGCGGGGGCTTCAATGCAATCATCGCCGGGCTGATCCAGCAAGGATTGGACCCCAGCGAGGCGTTCGCTCTGGCCGGGCGGCTCGACGCGGTGAAGCCCGAGGCCGCCAATGCCGCCGCCGCGCGGCTGGTCACGCCCGAAAATGCCTGGCTGGTGATTGTCGGTGATTCCGCCAAGTTCATCGACAAGCTGCGCGTCCTGCGGCCCGATGTGGTGGTGATTCCCGCGAACAAGGTGGATCTGGAATCGCCGACACTGGGTGCGGCGGGATGA